The genomic region TCTGAGGGTTCGTGAGGTCACATAGTCCGGTTTCAAGCTtcggtcagttcctctcgcattCAGTGATCCTTCTTCTATCGCACTTGCCAATaggggggtgatgatatctttCCCTTGCCGTAGCATGTGTGTTGTACCttgtcaatctctagctgtgagagcataggggggtctagccttaggacTGGATACAGACGCCCTAGGTGGGAATCCAACGTGCAACTCCCGCTCCAAAGGCGTGAAGACCATCCAACTCTGCAAGATCAAACACACTGTGGTGACCCCACAAAGGTCCGCTCAAGAAGAGATTGTGGCTGCTGGATCACTTTGACAATTAAAGAAGTCCgtaatcatataatacaaatgTTTAATACTGAAAGGTAAAATTTGGCACTTATACAGAACTTTATGAAAAAGTTGACAAAGTAAATTTTTACAAATGTATTACAGCTATGCCACAAACATCTCAGTCAAGCTCCCTTCACCAGAGAGCAATTCAGTGTGCCAATAATCCAAATCAGTTTGATTTTAAGCCTTTAttgtgtgaagaaaaaaatctctTAACATGTGGCTATCAGATCCCTGAAGATACTTAGTTTAATGCAAAAGAAATGCACGACTATAAGGTAGGTTCTTGTGCCGTTATAACTTGTTGCCTGTCGTTCCTGCAGGTTGAAGCTGAGGGCCATGGCTCGTGGGCAGCAGAAGATTCAGTCCCAGCAGAAGAACGCCAAGAAGgcagcagagaagaagaaatctCAGGGCGCTGATCAGAAGACTGCAGCCAAGGCCGCTCTGGTCCACACCTGCCCTGTCTGCCGGGTAAGAAACAGCCACAGCTTCTGCTGAAGCTTGCAGAGGTCTTGcacctttgtttttaaaatgttgatgCTTCATATTTTAAGATGTTCAAACAACCAGTCAGCAGCTGCATACGTCATGTGGCTGGGTTTGTGCATGTGAGAGACGAGGGAAACTCTTTAGAGCAGTGATTCTCACACATATTAATCTCACCAGCACTGTAGAGATGTAATTGTCATAGGTTCAAGTTAATTGCAGGGAGTTTATCGTAATGGTCACATAAATATCTCGGTTAAGTGCAATCAGGGCTAGAGATgggaaaggtcagaggtcatttaGCTGGGTTTTTAAAATGTAGCTGTTCTGCTTACGGAGTCTGAAGTGATTGAAAGTGGAAAGTAGTTTGCATCCACTTTGGCAATTATTCAGCTGATGGCCACAGGTTAGGTACGTTTGAACTTTCTTACCTCCTCAGGTTCATGTGCACAAATCCAGACCACTGTGTGGATTATTAAAGAGCAGGTGGATTAGTCCAGATGTTAcaccttctttttttgtttgtttaaaggaTGTCATTTGACATCTTCCACTGTTAGGCTCACGTTCAGGTTGTAGCTACAAGCTGTGCCAGTCTCAGACGTTAATGTGGAATAACTTGTTAgcaggattgattttaagtgatTTGTTTTGTACTGGAAGCTTTCTGGTTTCTGTTTGTAGTCTGAATAATGTTAACCAATCATGGGAAGGCTTTACCTGCAGGTAAATGGTCTATGTGGAAAGCAAGAGAAACACAGTGGCTGAAATTAACTGTAGAAATTGTCAgtttagctttttaaaatctGCATCCTAGTTTGAACTGtaaacactgaaacacaaaacaggaaaccaggCTTGAATATCTTTCTGCCGTCAGCACCGGAAACCCCAAAACTTTGAATTTCCCCCAGAGGCTCAGTCAGATGATAGCTGATAGTTTCAAAGATTGTTAAACGCACAGTGCTAGTTGGTGCATTTTCGGTTAAGTATTCTTTAAGGGTTTTGCCCCCAGTCAGCAAACACAAAGTGGTCTGAAACACGTAAGAAAATAGTTTATCTGATAAAGATTTTCCTGGATCAGAATCCAAGTACGGTCAGCTAACATAGTTAGGTTAACTAAGGCTGCTGTTGCCTTACTTAACCTGCCGTGCCAGGGGAAGTGAAGCCCTGTTAATGGTTGTAATGTAGTGGTTTGAGACctttttggtgttttgtttcTCATGCTTTTACTGTCCTCCTCCTTTCAGACACAGATGCCCGACCCCAAAACCTTCAAGCAGCACTTTGAGAGCAAACATCCCAAGTCCCCCATGCCTCCCGAGCTTGCGGATGTTCAGGCATAAAGGAGTGCTGACTGGACCTGAACCTGAATCTGGGTGAGTAGTACCTGTAGTGTTTAAAAAACGCAGTGTTTCCCACTCTCCAGGTTTCAAATTTAGACCAGGATTTGCTCTGCCAGGTTGCTTACTGGTCAGATTTGTGTTGTATGATGTTGGATGCACTACAAGTCCTCCTTGTACTGCAGCTGGTGTCGGTAGTCCTCATTCTGCTTTGGAGACCGGCTGTGAGTTGACGGGACACTCCAGTTGGAACCGAAAGCAGATTGAGAACTTTCGTAATTCTGTTTAAATTAACATTGGAGTGAAACTACACAGCAAACATGAGGAAACTGTTTAAACTGTAAACATGACCCCACAAACTGTTGCTTACAGATACACAATGACTACGGATTAAACATCGACTCGCGGCACCTGAAGGACGTTGGCGACGAACGCTGGGACCTCTCAGAATTCACGGACATCGGGTTGGGAAGGCGGGACGGGGcggatgtgtgtatgtgctgtgtACGTACATGTTTGTGTAAGAGAAAACAGTAATGATGGGGCAGGCGTACACCAGCAGCccaattttatatttattgtgtaCAACTACCTTGTTATTCCAGGTGGGGAGGATGGGGAGGGGGGGAAGCAGAACCAGCAAGATTATCTGTCTGCTTACACTGAATCAAAATTGTGACTAATGACGGGGATCTGGAAAAGCTTCAATAGgatgtaaaataaaatttctgAATGTGTGTCTACCTGACAGCCGGTTCTATTGAAACAGTGTCGTCCAATGAGGCGACGGCACATTCACTTCGCTCATCCACATGGACGTGGCTCTGCTGTCGGGTCAGCTCTTCAgctctgatttttctttctctcccaaAAAAATTCCAAAATTGGCTCCTTAAGATGACTAAACATTTCctttaacttcctgtctgtatGGTCAGACTCCACAGCTTTGCCTCCTctatgctgctgctgctccacaGGTGTCCCAACACCTTACAACAGTACCTCACGTTAACCACACAGCAAGTCTATAACGCACTCTTTTTCAAATCTCTTCCACTTGGACTTCAGTGTCATCCTTCTTGGCAATAACACCCCCCATCTTTGTCCCGCCTCAGTTAAAGCAGGAGTTGTTCTGTAAACCAAACATGCAGCTCTGTGCTCAGTGATGCTTTCAGCTGTAGTTTGAAGAAGCTGTATGTAGCCCCAAAGGACAGAGAGAAATCATTTAGTTCAGAAACTGCAAAAGATAAGAGTTAAGGATCTTCTTTTTGGGTCTTCTTTAAATCACTAGCAAGCAAAAACAatttgttttcactgtaacctttttttttcttttcttttttttacccttttcaataaattgaaaaatgtatttaatgtgaTCGGTCTGCTCAGATGCCTTTTATTCTGCATGAGAATCGTTTTTAAATAGTgagtttttctgtgtattagCTGGCCTGACTTGAACGTTACTCAGACTGTCACTATTAACGGACTTTAACTCAGACTTACTACTTCAGGCTAACATTCAAAGAGGTTTAGTTAAAAGTTTGGGATGGATTTGCATGAAATTTTGTTTTAGAGGCGATGATTTCAAGACAATTTAGAAAATATCAAACTAATCTGGATCCACAGACTCAATGCAAGGTGTGGAGCAGTCTTGGTCTGCTCCTGCTGAAATAAATACAGTTCTATTTAATTCTTAATATTAGCACATGAGTATGCAGCTATTTATAGACAATAGAAGAGTTCTGGTAATAGACATGTTCTGGTTTGCATTATTAGTCTGAATAATGTTAATTGGACAGTCATGTGATTGGTTAAGTGCACAGCCCGCACTGGTGAGGCAGCGATGATGATATTAATTTAACCGCTCTctttgctgctgtttgtttgtaatcATAATTTTAAACACTCGGTTCATTTTAGCACATCCCGATGAAGAAATCACTTTAATTTGTGAATTTTTTTACTCTCTTGCTTGAATATTGGTGACGATAACAGatgtgacttctttttttttaagttggtgATCTATTATCTGTAATTCTAGCAAGACTTAACAGCTTTTTAAGCTTAATGTATTTAAGCATTTGCAGCACTAACTAAACACAGGTAAATTCTCATGGTTGTTGGTGAGATACAGCTCAACAGTTTACTTATATACAACATGCCTTCAGCATAAAATCTGTGTCATTCTTAAAGAATCAGAGAAACCGCGGAGCTCCCATTTGgttttaaaccaaaacataacgTGCTCCAGACCAGGCTACATGTTCAGCGTAAGtcactgttgtgatttagcCTCACTAAAAGCAGAACTCACTGTATTCCTCCACAGATTTACCAGTCGTCACATTTTCACCATAAAATAATTTCTCCTGATTTTGGAGCACTGGTGTTCTCGGCTTTGGGAGTGGCTACTGCAAATACTCCAGTACACCCTACTGTTTCCACACTGGGTGGAATATTGCAGCTGTGTGCCAGGACTGCTTATACATAAATGTGAAGGCACTCCCTCAGTGGAAAGCTCGTCTCTGCTGTCCTCCAGATGCATTTAAGGACTTGAGACATCCTTCAGCATCAGGCGTCGGGCTAATTTCCAGGTTATAGGCAGGACGATAGAGACAAAGAGGTACTGGTTGAAAAGTTTTTGAAAAAGCCCATCATCACGTTTACTTTCAGACCTGTTGAGACTCTGGTCTCATAGCAGCTGGCTTCAGATTGGACTCAGGTTACAACATGTTTGCATTTCGATTTAGTGGAATAACTAAGATTTGCTTAAAActtgcaaaaataaaattagattATTTACATTCCTCAATCTCAAACTGATattaaatgtactgtttattttatattaactgAATACAGTTTAATAATCTCTTCATATAGATTTTTCTTATAACAACAGTAGTGCTGTcagttaacaaaacaaaaaaatcaggcATCACTGATGGATTTTCCTACCATCTAATATCATCTGCCTTCATGAGAATTTAAACCTTTCTGTAGTAAACTCAAGTCTGTGTGGTTTGATGCTGATAGATTAGCTTTTTCAATTTGAAAATGTGTATCAAAATAAGAAATGCCCAAACATTTGCTCGTAACTCTTCCCTGAAGAAGCTAAACGATGTTCAATGTGAGAGTACATTTATGCCATTTCTGCAATGTAATCGTGCGCCGTGAATCGATTGTTTTCAGCACGTTTAGAGCGTTTTTGTGAAGCCAAAGACTCTGGGAAAATGCTGAAACACTGACAAAGGAGAAATCTGTGAACTTTAACTCTGAAAAACGGGACCATTCAGACCTGCTGGATGAGATTTGTTGGTCCTTCATCATCCAAACTGTTCATGTTTCTGCAGCGTCTGGAAAAATAAATCACCCTTTATACATTTTCTTCTAAGCGGAGCCTTGGCCACTCATAGACAGCCGCAGGTCTTGACCACCATGTTGCGATGCTTTTTGAGGATgacgttgttgttgtcgtcGTAGAACAGGACGGAGATGGGGCTGAGCTTCGTGGGGGCGCAGCACGCTTTGGGAACCTCATCAGGCTTCAGGATGTGAACCTGCCAGAGCAGAGTGAAATACAGTTAATGCTGTTATACTAAAGTATTGTCACAAAGAGAGTTCAGATATTTTATGTAACAGAGAAGGTAAAAAATATAGTCCATTATAATATTAAGGTATGTTGTAATCAGGTGTTTACAGGAGTTCGAGTCTGTTGGCATGTTTTCAGGACTTTTATTTTACCAAGATGTCCAACTGAGACCCAGATCTGTTCTGCAAGAGAAGCTGGTCAATGTGGCGGCCATACAGACTCAATATTAAAACAGAACATGAAGTATAGCATGTAACACATGATACACGAACACTCGGGGCTGTGCAGTTAACAGATTCATGAGTTTATCCAtgatatgaaaacaaaataatcatGATAAAATGAttgatgtgctgctgtttgtttggtGTTAAAGCACGTCTATTTGCTTTGGCACCACATACGTCCAAATTCTTTTTTACTTCAAAATAAAttgtagaaaactaaacagaagaaagtagAAGAGAAACAACAATTTcacataaaccagtgacactCTGGAGCCTGATCAACCCTGACAGAGTCTTCCTTGGATGAGGATGTGTAGTGATAATGTCCAAAACGCCCAAcgaatccaaggtccactactgacaATGTGTCTTAAAAATCTTAATACTTTAAATATTATACTCTAGATCAGATTtctaatccctaaacctaatTAAGGAagtaaaaaggaataaaaaaatgGTAGAATAATTTGTGATAAAAGGCTGAAAGACCGTGTGAAGTTGACACAACTGATGAGGTGTCCCGCTGGCAAAGCTTCCTGGCTGCCTTTCTTCATGGTAGCCATCCCTCAAGACTTTCTCCCTTTGAAGCAATGAATTATCAGGGATTGTAACATCTGGTCCTTTTTCTGAATCAGTTCctgtttcttttgttatttcagttaaattaataaaataaaaggaaatgctTGAAAAGATCCATTTAATACACTCCAAATTTGTCCAAACACTGAGTGATCGTATAAAAAACAATTTGGATGTCATTAACGACCAGAACATTTGTGATTAGGATTTTCTTTCCTGCAGCGCAACAATTACACACAACTAAAGAAAAACAGCCACATGCCTCCTTCACCACATTTATTACAGTGTGTAAATTCACAAATATCGGCTACAAGTGCAGATCTTTCTGTAAAGTTTCTGcaatgtttattaaaataaaaacacttcagaTCTGTCAAATCCCACGGCAcataaaaaagaatgacttgAAAAAGTAGTTCACCTCTAAAAGAATGCAGTAAGAGACTGCAGAGGCTGTTTGTGGAGAGATGATGTGCAATGATAATATATCATAGGCACAAAAGTAGAATCCACAAGTTCACAAATCCACACGAGCGCAAACCCAGATGGATGCATCAGGGGTACTCAGTAGTGTTCAGGAGTTTACCCAATGGCACATTCGGATGCAGGAGCTGGGACTGAACCATCGATCGCCTCAGTGGGGTTAAGGTCTGGCTCTGCGATGGCCAATATGTGTTTGAAATGTTCCTCAATGAGTCCGTCAAGGAAGCAAAAATCCACTGATGGAATAAACATTGTTGCTCATTATACTCAGGTGGTCAGCTGACCTCATTTTTTGGAAATGTGGTGTTAAAAAtgcacaatgttgtttttgttggtcGAGTAGTGTGTACACACATCAAGCCAACAGAAGCAACAAATTGACTGACATTACTACACGAGAGGCCCGCAGGGAAAGGTAACAACCTTCATGgtgtttattttatctgtatctttaTTCTGACATGACTGAGGTCAGGATGTGATCGACTCGTGTGTACTGACCACTTGCTGGATGAGGGCGTGGTTGGTGGCATTCATGCAGGCGCCCAGAGGATAAAAGCACTCTCCATCACAGTAGTATGCCGAGTATCCAGTAGGAGCCAAAACCCAGTCCTGAGCACAAAGACACAATTATAGTTCATGATACAGGAGCCAAAAGTGATTCAAAGTTTTTTATCTAATCTATAAAGAAATGTCACGTATGAGAGCAACACATAAAACGTTATATCAAAGATGATTTAACTTTTATAGGTCACTAGTAAAAAGATGATTAACATAGCGAGTAACAGGACTGACCTTCCAGCCCAGATCGCTGAAGCTGACGTAGAGTTCGTGCTTTTTACAGGGCTGACCTCTGTTTTCAGAATTACGTTCTGAaggaacaacagaaaaaaaggtgaaaattaTTTGCATGATAACACAACGAGTTAAAGGTTTTATCACGGTCATCAGTAAGGCCTGTAATCCCACAGAGTGTGATTGGCCGGAGCCTGACCTTTGAAGTTGGGGACTGGGAGGTCGTATTTGGGTTTCTTCCTGCGGGGATGAGGTTTAACGGCTCGCGGCGGCCGACACGGGACCTGGTTCTCCCTGAAGAAGGTGACCATGAAAGGCTGCTTGGAGCGAGGGCCTCTCCGACCCACCAACCCAATCCACCCCCCAGCCAAGGAGCGGTCTGAAAGAAAAGTGTCAcgttatataaaatatataaaagtaaaGAAGCTGGTTAATAATTATGGAGACCTTGATACAGGGTGTTGACCTCCTGAGGCCACACCCTCCCTCATTACATAATTACACATCACCTGAAAGGCTTAAGTCCAATAAGCGTTTAAGTTTTTACAGCTTGGAGTTGgaaaatatacataaaaattGAGATATGGTCAAAATACTCCCTACTCACCAAGCCCAGTATAAgttaaataaggattattttgaactgactcatgcaaagctacaCTCAATGAGTCCAAGGGTGAAGATATAGAGCTGGAAATGAAAATAACATGACCTGTTTAGGTATTTTCCACTGATTAAAACCACGGGGCAGGAAAACAGGAGATAGTTGGAGGTTACAGGTAATATAATGGATCTAATGGCACTGATAGAAATGAGCATCGGTGTTGGGCCCAGAGGTGCACCCACCTTCTTCCGTCTCTACGTAGAGACGTATGCCCATGTTGCTGCGAGGGTGGACGAGCCAGTGGTTGGAGGCTGAGGTGACGTCAAAAGCCAGCCAGCCCTCCTGTCCTGCAGGTACCGACTGCATgtccagcagcaccagctcTGGCTCTCTGCAGGAAGAGGACATACAGAAATTTAGAATTTAGAAGAACAGCTTGGTGGTTTCACATATTTTGATTGAGCATTTGATGAAATTCTCACAATGAAATCAGCATTTTATAAAGTTTATACACCAAAATTAACTATATAGTGAAAGGTCTTTtagttgttttacattttatgtaaaAATCTACTTCTCACATGCAGAGCAGGTCGTCTACttattggaaggttggtggttcaatccccgGCTGCCCCCTAGTAGCTCTGTGCTTTGGATAGAAACCACTTAggcatagaaaaaaagtgcttgtatgaacgTTTGTGTGATCGGGTGACTGAGGctccttctttctctcctctttgGCCTCGCCCTCCAGCTGTTTGCAGCAGATGCTCCACCCTAAGCCTGGTTcttccagaggtttcttccagCTACTTTATCTTCCACTATAAAGCACCTCAAGGCCACTGTCGTTGTGACATaatgctatagaaataaaatcaaactgAGCTGAATGGGCAACTGCGAGGTTAGGATCTAAATGCTTCTTCCAGCTCTGGTGTTTTTCTCCAGCACACGCAAGTAAACTTTATCAGTCTAGACAATCGTAAACACTCGAGTCAGCCTGTATTTATCAGTTTGACAGATGACGTCCTTTATGGCTGTTATAAACAAGACTTCAGATGGCCTTATTTTCACAGACTGCAGCCAGGCTCGCGATCTTTGAATCTGTTTTTCAGTGTTGCTTTGATCTGATTTGACCTGCTGATTTCATATAAAGTATATCAGTTCATGTTTATCAGTCTAGCTTTGTGTTTGAACCAGTTAGTGTTAAAACAAAGTAGGGCTGAGGCAGAGGGGGATGTGTGTATAGGCTTATACccataaatttaaaacaatataaagacGCTAAAGACAGGCTAAAGCGGATTGCCCTTTTATGAATGtattcaaaacaataaaataataataagatccTCTAATGAGTAGTGAACTAGCCGTCAGAAGGGCTAAAGCTGGCAGTGTGGGACTAAAATCAAGTAACTGAGACCAAGACTGAGAAGGAGAACTACCGTAAAGGAAGAAAGACATAAAAGTGAGAGGAAACCTCTGTCTATTCTCTCGTTTGATCTCGTAGACGGAGATGTGCAGCGTTCGGTTTGCCCTCTGACCCACCGTCAGCGTCTTATAGATACGAAACTCTGCCGCAGTCACCGTCTCACCCTTGGGGAGAGGGGTCAGGTCAAAACGAAACTCCTTCCAGTAGGGACGAGGCTGCAGGAGGTCACGCTCCTGCTCCACTGCACACGGAAAGAAAGAATAGGGGAGATTCATCAGCATGGCTTTTCAGAAGGAACAGATTTGATCAAGACCTTTAAATAGAGTTAGATTGTAAACATTTAGATGATTTGACAGTAATGCTGAAGTATTTCAAGCATACATTCTGGAAAATGGAGGCACAGATGCTCAAGCATCATTCCTGGTCAGTGCATGCTGGTCCTGCACATTCATACAAGTCTGTAAATGAGGGCAGTTTCTTGCAGAACACCAGAATAAAGCAaacaatcaaagaaaaaaaggataaacTAAATAATGCGATAAATAATgcgataaacaaaaacaaaacgccCTAAAAAACAGTTACATTAATCAAGCCTTAAACGTATGTTGATTGTTGCATGATAAACTAAGAAGTAAATCAACTTTCCATGATGCATAAAGTAGAAGGAACTCAAACAAGGGCAAAAAAAGCTACCAGGTGAAGGTTTGTTGACCAACACCACTCGCTGTCGGTGCCAACATCAGATTACAAACTGTTCCTGTTGTGCAAAGAACTGGGGGAAAACGGTTTCATCCAAACAGATCTGAACGGTTTGTCTGAGGAGTTTTAGTTAAAAGCAGATGAAAGAGGAGAAAATGTGTGTAACTGTGGAGAATAAAGGAGCAACAAAAGTGAAGAAGAGGAGCAGCAGTGAGCTCATCAGGAAATGAGTCAGAGAAAAGGACAGAGGGAAACAGTGATGAAAGAACTATTTACATCTTTGTAACACAAGTAAAAGATCAGACAGAAAGGTGATCATTACAATTTATTcctcattatttttattaatgatCATTTACTGCTGTAGCTGCTCAAT from Pelmatolapia mariae isolate MD_Pm_ZW linkage group LG22, Pm_UMD_F_2, whole genome shotgun sequence harbors:
- the zgc:91910 gene encoding zinc finger protein 706-like; protein product: MARGQQKIQSQQKNAKKAAEKKKSQGADQKTAAKAALVHTCPVCRTQMPDPKTFKQHFESKHPKSPMPPELADVQA
- the bmp8a gene encoding bone morphogenetic protein 8A translates to MASAVSYSLSCLFAKMTRTHTGSARSTSTIHPWTLLLLSLLLLLSLSLWSQQAEAVVPSSFRKLSGREKKEMQKEILTILGLPGRPRPHPPLRPPSSAPLFMLDLYHAMSVDEDEGNEIIASTPFKGSSKGAPQVNRGALPTLSTHTPPLGTVVSEADTVMSFVNLVEQERDLLQPRPYWKEFRFDLTPLPKGETVTAAEFRIYKTLTVGQRANRTLHISVYEIKRENRQREPELVLLDMQSVPAGQEGWLAFDVTSASNHWLVHPRSNMGIRLYVETEEDRSLAGGWIGLVGRRGPRSKQPFMVTFFRENQVPCRPPRAVKPHPRRKKPKYDLPVPNFKERNSENRGQPCKKHELYVSFSDLGWKDWVLAPTGYSAYYCDGECFYPLGACMNATNHALIQQVVHILKPDEVPKACCAPTKLSPISVLFYDDNNNVILKKHRNMVVKTCGCL